The Papaver somniferum cultivar HN1 chromosome 3, ASM357369v1, whole genome shotgun sequence genome includes a region encoding these proteins:
- the LOC113359162 gene encoding aspartic proteinase CDR1-like, with protein MIDTNSYQTWLQCEGSDKTFKQDMPLYPSKLSTTFRIVYCNTHPLCTGDRCTGDGVCIYEASYGGGSVTNGVIAEELFILGSDTGGFESIQLHMGFGLVQPNFERSWGNNHLYGKPDIIAGILGLGLGQWSFINQLGATGQGKFSYCLEAFNSKIEGSDTYLRFGADAIIGQVGQEVQRTPIVVPELFQRRSIT; from the coding sequence ATGATTGATACAAATAGTTATCAGACATGGCTTCAGTGTGAAGGTTCCGATAAAACTTTCAAACAAGATATGCCACTTTATCCTTCCAAATTGTCAACTACATTTCGTATTGTTTATTGTAATACGCACCCTCTTTGCACCGGAGATAGGTGCACCGGAGATGGTGTGTGCATTTACGAAGCAAGCTATGGGGGTGGATCAGTTACAAATGGTGTTATTGCTGAAGAACTATTCATTCTAGGCTCCGATACTGGTGGCTTTGAAAGTATCCAATTACACATGGGTTTTGGTCTTGTCCAACCGAATTTCGAAAGAAGTTGGGGTAATAATCACCTATACGGCAAACCTGATATTATTGCAGGAATACTTGGTTTAGGATTAGGACAATGGTCTTTTATAAACCAATTAGGTGCTACTGGACAAGGCAAATTTTCCTACTGTTTAGAGGCGTTTAACAGTAAAATCGAAGGATCAGATACATATTTAAGATTTGGTGCAGATGCGATAATTGGACAAGTAGGCCAAGAAGTACAGAGAACTCCCATTGTTGTGCCTGAGCTATTTCAACGCCGCTCTATTACTTAA
- the LOC113359163 gene encoding aspartic proteinase CDR1-like: MNSDVARLPVVYDARSFYVATVGLGTFPGKQKTFMNYYLMIDTNSYQTWLQCEGSDKTFKQDMPLYPSKLSTTFRIVYCNTHPLCTGDRCTGDGVCIYEASYGGGSVTNGVIAEELFILGSDTGGFESIQLHMGFGLVQPNFERSWGNNHLYGKPDIIAGILGLGLGQWSFINQLGATGQGKFSYCLEAFNSKIEGSDTYLRFGADAIIGQVGQKYRELPLLCLSYFNAALLLKSRRYQVGKTRIRFPRGTFELKSQGTGGCVIDSGTPISIMYIGHFDKVANLVKAHFNGLGVEYVVKRLSYEVCFRLPGKFDTANFPSLTLHFEKSDYVISDYKESFVTLDFETVCLDIFPKDEDTWPFFSRSFATS, from the coding sequence ATGAATTCCGATGTTGCACGTCTGCCCGTAGTTTACGATGCAAGGTCGTTTTATGTTGCAACGGTTGGTTTAGGTACGTTTCCTGGCAAACAGAAAACATTCATGAATTATTATTTAATGATTGATACAAATAGTTATCAGACATGGCTTCAGTGTGAAGGTTCCGATAAAACTTTCAAACAAGATATGCCACTTTATCCTTCCAAATTGTCAACTACATTTCGTATTGTTTATTGTAATACGCACCCTCTTTGCACCGGAGATAGGTGCACCGGAGATGGTGTGTGCATTTACGAAGCAAGCTATGGGGGTGGATCAGTTACAAATGGTGTTATTGCTGAAGAACTATTCATTCTAGGCTCCGATACTGGTGGCTTTGAAAGTATCCAATTACACATGGGTTTTGGTCTTGTCCAACCGAATTTCGAAAGAAGTTGGGGTAATAATCACCTATACGGCAAACCTGATATTATTGCAGGAATACTTGGTTTAGGATTAGGACAATGGTCTTTTATAAACCAATTAGGTGCTACTGGACAAGGCAAATTTTCCTACTGTTTAGAGGCGTTTAACAGTAAAATCGAAGGATCAGATACATATTTAAGATTTGGTGCAGATGCGATAATTGGACAAGTAGGCCAAAAGTACAGAGAACTCCCATTGTTGTGCCTGAGCTATTTCAACGCCGCTCTATTACTTAAATCTAGAAGATATCAGGTAGGTAAAACGAGAATAAGATTTCCAAGAGGTACTTTCGAGCTTAAAAGCCAAGGAACTGGCGGTTGTGTCATAGATTCCGGTACTCCAATATCCATCATGTATATAGGCCATTTTGATAAAGTGGCAAATTTGGTGAAGGCACATTTTAACGGGCTCGGAGTTGAATATGTTGTAAAACGATTGAGTTATGAAGTTTGTTTCCGTCTACCAGGAAAATTTGATACTGCTAACTTTCCTTCGTTAACACTTCATTTTGAGAAGTCCGATTATGTTATTTCGGATTATAAAGAAAGTTTTGTGACACTAGATTTTGAAACTGTTTGTTTAGACATTTTCCCAAAAGATGAGGATACATGGCCTTTTTTTTCTAGGAGCTTTGCAACAAGTTAA
- the LOC113359160 gene encoding aspartic proteinase CDR1-like: protein MIDTNSYQTWLQCEGSDKTFKQDMPLYPSKLSTTFRIVYCNTHPLCTGDRCTGDGVCIYEASYGGGSVTNGVIAEELFILGSDTGGFESIQLHMGFGLVQPNFERSWGNNHLYGKPDIIAGILGLGLGQWSFINQLGATGQGKFSYCLEAFNSKIEGSDTYLRFGADAIIGQVGQKVQRTPIVVPELFQRRSIT, encoded by the coding sequence ATGATTGATACAAATAGTTATCAGACATGGCTTCAGTGTGAAGGTTCCGATAAAACTTTCAAACAAGATATGCCACTTTATCCTTCCAAATTGTCAACTACATTTCGTATTGTTTATTGTAATACGCACCCTCTTTGCACCGGAGATAGGTGCACCGGAGATGGTGTGTGCATTTACGAAGCAAGCTATGGGGGTGGATCAGTTACAAATGGTGTTATTGCTGAAGAACTATTCATTCTAGGCTCCGATACTGGTGGCTTTGAAAGTATCCAATTACACATGGGTTTTGGTCTTGTCCAACCGAATTTCGAAAGAAGTTGGGGTAATAATCACCTATACGGCAAACCTGATATTATTGCAGGAATACTTGGTTTAGGATTAGGACAATGGTCTTTTATAAACCAATTAGGTGCTACTGGACAAGGCAAATTTTCCTACTGTTTAGAGGCGTTTAACAGTAAAATCGAAGGATCGGATACATATTTAAGATTTGGTGCAGATGCGATAATTGGACAAGTAGGCCAAAAAGTACAGAGAACTCCCATTGTTGTGCCTGAGCTATTTCAACGCCGCTCTATTACTTAA